Proteins found in one Tsukamurella paurometabola DSM 20162 genomic segment:
- a CDS encoding QsdR family transcriptional regulator → MSHPDRPANHIALIRRAADWFREGRRVDIGQLATDQGVGRATVYRWFDSREQVVGEAIWLGIAQAIARVEADEPIRDRAAFLRAFSRLAYEVRGYPPLARFASDEPEFAMRVLQSGSSVVQERLISWVAGWLDAIDLPRSGVVHGVSRGDLAYAIVRLAESFLWSDMIIGSAPQPDTAASMVELLLRGAETTAQSGRSG, encoded by the coding sequence ATGTCTCATCCCGACCGTCCTGCCAACCACATCGCGCTGATTCGCCGCGCGGCGGATTGGTTTCGCGAAGGACGCCGGGTCGACATCGGTCAGTTGGCGACGGACCAGGGCGTCGGCCGGGCAACCGTGTACCGCTGGTTCGACAGCCGCGAACAGGTGGTGGGTGAGGCGATCTGGCTGGGCATCGCGCAGGCGATCGCGCGCGTCGAGGCCGATGAGCCGATTCGCGACCGGGCCGCGTTCCTCCGCGCGTTCTCCCGGCTCGCCTACGAGGTGCGCGGCTACCCACCCCTGGCGCGGTTCGCCTCCGACGAACCGGAGTTCGCCATGCGCGTGCTGCAATCGGGCAGCAGCGTGGTGCAGGAGCGCCTGATCTCGTGGGTCGCGGGGTGGCTCGACGCGATAGACCTACCGCGATCCGGTGTCGTGCACGGCGTCTCACGCGGCGACCTCGCCTACGCCATCGTCCGACTCGCCGAATCCTTCCTCTGGTCCGACATGATCATCGGCAGCGCACCCCAACCCGACACCGCGGCCTCGATGGTCGAACTGCTGTTGCGCGGCGCGGAGACCACGGCACAGTCCGGACGGTCGGGTTGA
- a CDS encoding acyl-CoA dehydrogenase family protein, with product MDVNFTAEEEAFRDEVRAFLDTHLTPDLRAAGNLATSVYSDHDASLQWQAILHERGWAAPAWPVEYGGQDWTVGQHYIFSRESVLAGAPFLSPMGIRMVAHAIIRFGTEEQKKFFLPGILDASVFFCQGYSEPESGSDLASLQMRAESDGDDFLLTGSKIWTTHAREANWMFALVRTSKQERKQQGITFILLDLTVPGIEIQPLVMASGEEVQNVVFFDKVRVPKANVLGEIDQGWTVAKYLLEFERGGGAAAPWLQVSLDRLAEQARTVPGRGGRPLAEDPDFELGLAELHARVDVLEILEHRSLAVLAAGGNPGPASSMLKILGTEISQAVTEFIHKSAGPRGRIYQPHVTRPGGPVVEYVPPADGAHSGDLWQAVAPLRYFNDRAGSIYAGSNEIQRNILAKAALGL from the coding sequence ATGGATGTGAACTTCACGGCCGAGGAAGAGGCGTTCCGGGACGAGGTCCGTGCGTTCCTGGACACGCATCTCACCCCCGACCTGCGCGCCGCGGGCAACTTGGCGACCAGCGTGTACTCGGACCACGACGCGAGTCTGCAGTGGCAGGCGATTCTGCACGAGCGCGGCTGGGCCGCACCGGCGTGGCCCGTGGAGTACGGCGGCCAGGACTGGACCGTCGGTCAGCACTACATCTTCTCCCGTGAATCGGTGCTGGCCGGCGCCCCGTTCCTGTCGCCGATGGGTATTCGGATGGTGGCGCACGCGATCATCCGATTCGGTACCGAGGAACAGAAGAAGTTCTTCCTGCCGGGCATCCTCGATGCCTCGGTGTTCTTCTGCCAGGGCTACTCCGAACCGGAATCCGGCTCGGATCTGGCGTCCCTGCAGATGCGTGCCGAATCCGACGGCGACGACTTCCTGCTGACGGGATCGAAGATCTGGACCACGCACGCACGCGAGGCCAACTGGATGTTCGCCTTGGTGCGGACGTCGAAGCAGGAGCGCAAGCAGCAGGGGATCACCTTCATCCTGCTCGACCTCACGGTGCCCGGCATCGAGATCCAGCCGCTCGTGATGGCCTCGGGTGAGGAGGTGCAGAACGTCGTCTTCTTCGACAAGGTCCGCGTCCCGAAGGCGAACGTCCTCGGTGAGATCGACCAGGGCTGGACGGTCGCCAAGTACCTCCTGGAGTTCGAACGCGGCGGCGGCGCGGCGGCGCCGTGGCTGCAGGTCTCGCTGGACCGGCTCGCGGAGCAGGCGAGAACGGTGCCCGGCCGTGGCGGCAGACCGCTCGCCGAGGATCCCGACTTCGAACTGGGCCTCGCCGAACTGCACGCGCGGGTCGACGTGCTCGAGATTCTCGAACACCGCTCGCTCGCGGTGCTGGCGGCGGGTGGAAACCCCGGACCGGCATCGTCGATGCTCAAGATCCTCGGCACCGAGATCAGCCAGGCGGTCACCGAGTTCATCCACAAGAGCGCCGGTCCCCGCGGGCGGATCTATCAGCCACATGTGACGCGCCCGGGTGGCCCGGTGGTCGAGTACGTTCCGCCGGCCGACGGTGCGCACAGCGGTGACCTGTGGCAAGCGGTGGCGCCCCTGCGCTACTTCAACGACCGAGCCGGCTCGATCTACGCCGGCTCCAACGAGATTCAACGAAACATCCTGGCGAAAGCGGCATTGGGGCTGTAA
- a CDS encoding acyl-CoA dehydrogenase family protein, which produces MDFTLTDEQALLRDSVTAYLTGRYPLLESRRAARSPERWQPEVWEAFASELGILAATLPESVGGLGGGPEEMMVISEALGAALVVEPYVGTAVVGGALLTGAGGPAADALAESVAEGHARIALALTEPESGREPWDVHCTATPDGDGYVLSGEKIVVADLPLATHLIVVARTSGDRLDRDGLSLFLIDFDAQKPPTGVEAHYYRTIDDHHTGDLRFTDLEVPASALLGTAGQAWPVVERALDNGTAAVCAEAVGVMRRVVADTVEYAKQRKQFGVPIGSFQALQHRMVDMSLELEQAVAATYLAVLNLSGPDRRRARAVSAAKITIARAARFIGQNAVQLHGGMGMTEELAIGHYFKRLTAIETEFGSATDHLHRYAELAR; this is translated from the coding sequence ATGGACTTCACACTCACCGACGAACAAGCCCTACTGCGCGACTCCGTGACCGCGTACCTGACGGGACGGTATCCACTCCTCGAATCGCGCCGGGCCGCCCGCTCTCCGGAACGCTGGCAGCCGGAAGTGTGGGAGGCGTTCGCCTCCGAGCTCGGGATCCTCGCCGCGACGCTGCCGGAGTCGGTCGGCGGGCTCGGCGGCGGGCCGGAGGAGATGATGGTGATCAGCGAAGCGCTCGGTGCCGCGCTCGTCGTGGAACCCTATGTGGGTACCGCGGTGGTGGGCGGTGCCCTGCTGACGGGGGCGGGCGGGCCGGCAGCCGACGCCCTCGCCGAATCCGTCGCCGAAGGTCACGCGCGGATCGCCCTCGCTCTCACCGAACCGGAATCGGGCCGCGAACCGTGGGACGTTCACTGCACGGCCACGCCGGACGGCGACGGCTACGTCCTCTCCGGCGAGAAGATCGTGGTCGCTGATCTACCTCTGGCGACGCATCTGATCGTCGTGGCCCGGACCTCCGGGGATCGGCTCGACCGGGACGGATTGTCGCTGTTCCTGATCGACTTCGACGCGCAGAAGCCGCCGACAGGCGTCGAGGCGCACTATTACCGGACGATCGACGACCACCACACCGGAGATCTGCGCTTCACCGATCTTGAGGTTCCGGCCTCCGCACTGCTCGGCACCGCCGGTCAGGCGTGGCCGGTGGTCGAACGCGCACTGGACAACGGCACCGCTGCCGTGTGCGCCGAGGCGGTGGGTGTGATGCGCCGCGTGGTGGCCGATACGGTGGAGTACGCCAAGCAGCGCAAGCAGTTCGGCGTGCCGATCGGATCGTTCCAGGCCTTGCAGCACCGGATGGTCGACATGTCGCTCGAACTGGAGCAGGCCGTGGCGGCGACCTATCTCGCGGTGCTCAACCTGTCCGGTCCCGACCGACGCCGCGCGCGGGCGGTCTCGGCCGCGAAGATCACCATCGCGCGGGCGGCCAGATTCATCGGCCAGAACGCCGTCCAGTTGCACGGCGGTATGGGGATGACCGAGGAACTGGCGATCGGGCACTACTTCAAGCGGCTCACCGCGATCGAGACGGAGTTCGGCTCCGCCACCGATCACCTGCACCGGTACGCCGAGCTCGCCCGCTGA
- the lexA gene encoding transcriptional repressor LexA, producing MTEERQIQHRDKRFRDAQGNVSEDHLTRRQKQVLEVIRRSVRDRGYPPSIREIGDEVGLTSTSSVAHQLRTLERLGFLHRDPNRPRAVNVQGTEERTAQVIQRVMEDEERMPEPAFVPVLGRIAAGGPILAEEAVEEIFPLPRELVGEGSLFLLKVVGESMVDAAICDGDWVVVRQQSVAENGDIVAAMLDGEATVKTFRRTGKDVWLMPHNPAFDPIHGNDAVVLGKVVTVMRRI from the coding sequence ATGACAGAGGAACGGCAGATTCAACACCGCGACAAGCGCTTCCGCGATGCGCAGGGCAATGTGTCCGAGGATCACCTCACGCGGCGGCAGAAGCAGGTGCTCGAGGTGATCCGTAGGTCCGTCCGAGACCGCGGCTACCCGCCCAGCATCCGCGAGATCGGCGACGAGGTCGGGCTCACCTCCACCTCATCCGTCGCTCACCAGCTGCGCACGCTCGAACGCCTCGGCTTCCTGCACCGGGATCCGAACCGTCCGCGTGCGGTGAACGTCCAAGGCACCGAGGAACGCACCGCACAGGTCATCCAGCGGGTCATGGAAGACGAAGAGCGAATGCCCGAGCCGGCCTTCGTCCCGGTACTCGGCCGGATCGCGGCGGGCGGGCCCATCCTCGCCGAGGAGGCTGTGGAGGAGATCTTCCCCCTCCCCCGCGAGCTCGTGGGCGAGGGGTCGCTGTTCCTGCTCAAGGTGGTCGGCGAGTCCATGGTGGACGCCGCGATCTGCGACGGCGACTGGGTCGTGGTGCGGCAGCAGTCGGTCGCGGAGAACGGTGACATCGTCGCTGCGATGCTCGATGGCGAGGCCACGGTGAAAACGTTCCGGCGCACCGGCAAGGACGTCTGGCTGATGCCCCACAACCCGGCGTTCGATCCGATCCACGGTAATGACGCCGTGGTGCTCGGCAAGGTCGTCACCGTCATGCGCCGCATCTGA
- the nrdR gene encoding transcriptional regulator NrdR — protein sequence MHCPFCKNEDTRVVDSRVFDDGQGIRRRRSCNECGRRFTTVESAVLAVVKRNGVTEPFSREKVMKGVRRACQGRAVAEDDLQKLAQQVEDAVRASGVAEVPSNEVGLAILGPLRDLDEVAYLRFASVYQGFMSIEDFESAIRDLRTRAAAGPTDAA from the coding sequence ATGCATTGTCCGTTCTGCAAGAACGAGGACACCCGCGTGGTGGACTCGCGCGTCTTCGACGACGGGCAGGGCATCCGGCGTCGGCGCTCGTGCAACGAGTGCGGCCGTCGTTTCACGACTGTGGAGAGCGCGGTTCTGGCCGTGGTCAAGCGCAACGGCGTCACCGAGCCGTTCAGTCGTGAGAAGGTCATGAAGGGCGTGCGTCGCGCCTGTCAGGGACGCGCCGTCGCCGAGGACGATCTCCAGAAGCTCGCCCAGCAAGTGGAGGACGCCGTACGCGCCTCGGGCGTCGCCGAGGTCCCGTCGAATGAGGTCGGCCTGGCCATTCTCGGGCCCCTTCGCGACCTCGACGAGGTCGCCTACCTCCGCTTCGCTTCGGTCTACCAAGGCTTCATGTCGATCGAAGACTTCGAGTCCGCGATCCGTGATCTCCGCACCCGTGCGGCGGCGGGTCCCACCGACGCCGCCTGA
- the hrpA gene encoding ATP-dependent RNA helicase HrpA has product MTKQASTTAADAPAKRDLYAALGTATEPAVTLRDETRLRGKLKRSKPADLPRIARDIEAARDRYATRVAAVPAIVYPEDLPVSARREEIAKAIAENQVVILAGETGSGKTTQLPKICLELGRGVRGMIGHTQPRRLAARSVAERIAEETKTELGDAVGYAVRFTDKVSPATSVKLMTDGILLRELTRDRLLRDYDTLIIDEAHERSLNIDFILGYLKQILPRRPDLKVIVTSATIEPERFAAHFAAPDGAPAPVIEVSGRTYPVEIRYRPLDELTPEGDDPADQVTGIVAAVDELSREAPGDVLVFLSGEREIRDAAEALSACARPGTEILPLYARLSAAEQHRVFAPHSGRRIVLSTNVAETSLTVPGIKYVVDTGTARISRYSMRTKVQRLPIEPISQASAQQRSGRCGRTSDGIAIRLYAEDDFDSRPMFTDPEILRTNLASVVLSMTALDLGEVSAFPFVQPPDERAVRDGVALLEELGALEDAHVGHKRLTPVGRQLAELPVDPRMARMLVAAREFGVLAEVLVIVAGLSIQDVRERPAEHRQAADDKHARFADPTSDFLSYLNLWRHLGDRRAELSSSAFRRECQREFLHYVRIREWQDLHGQLRQICRDMGWTLDSIGREPAPSADLIHQALLSGLLSQIGLRESDGKEFLGARNATFLIFPASALYRKPPRFVMAGELVETSRLFARTAAKIEPEWAEKLAGPLAKRQYSQPHWSTKREAVLAKERVTLFGVPLVADRTVSFGTVDPEAAREIFLRHALVQGEWRTRHAFFARNRALLDDASYLEDKARRRDIVVDEDALFDFYDLRVPEGIVSSRHFDSWWKKASREDPGLLDFTEDDLLVDGSAGITGEAYPAAWLQGRIEVPLKYRFEPGAADDGVTARIDVKDLATVRADGFEWLVPAMRDELATALIKTLPKQLRREVVPAPDFAAAALARLTPRAEPLTDGLARELTQLSGTVIRPDDFSPEQLPAHLRVTFVVIGDDGRELGAGKDLTALKRTLGAAVQEDLSSRAGAYERAPAREWTAQTLGDVPRRIDTEVRGSRVTGFGSLYPDGDRAGVRVVADEAEQTRLMAAGLDVLLANVLPAAHKSALQGLNPRERMALSQSPYESPMALLEDCRRRAIADLRAQAGTAWTPDEFTSLAATVRARLGETQQQYLTWVASAVSTATEVRGSIGNPPPAARDAADDIADQLDSLLFPGFVGATAGVHLRHLPRYIQGAAVRWAALPASIDRDDRGMATLDRVYGALTAKLDSLPQHRRDAGVEQVSWQIEELRVSLFAQALGTAGSVSEKKVLAAIAALS; this is encoded by the coding sequence ATGACGAAGCAGGCGAGCACGACGGCGGCGGACGCCCCGGCCAAGCGCGACCTGTACGCGGCGCTCGGCACTGCGACCGAACCCGCGGTCACGCTTCGCGACGAGACCAGGCTGCGTGGAAAGCTCAAGCGCAGCAAACCCGCCGACCTGCCGCGCATCGCGCGCGACATCGAAGCCGCTCGGGACAGGTACGCCACCCGCGTCGCGGCGGTGCCGGCGATCGTCTACCCCGAAGACCTCCCGGTCAGCGCGCGGCGCGAAGAGATCGCGAAGGCCATCGCCGAGAACCAGGTGGTGATCCTCGCGGGTGAGACCGGCTCGGGCAAGACCACGCAGCTACCGAAGATCTGCCTCGAACTCGGGCGCGGCGTGCGCGGCATGATCGGCCACACCCAGCCGCGCCGGCTGGCGGCGCGCAGCGTGGCCGAGCGCATCGCCGAGGAGACGAAGACCGAACTCGGCGATGCGGTGGGATACGCCGTGCGGTTCACCGACAAGGTCTCCCCCGCTACCTCGGTGAAGCTGATGACCGACGGCATCCTGCTGCGGGAGCTGACCCGCGACCGGCTACTACGCGATTACGACACGCTGATCATCGATGAGGCGCACGAACGCAGCCTGAACATCGACTTCATCCTCGGCTACCTCAAGCAGATCCTGCCGCGCCGGCCCGATCTCAAGGTGATCGTCACCTCGGCGACCATCGAGCCCGAACGGTTCGCCGCCCACTTCGCCGCGCCAGACGGTGCGCCGGCACCGGTCATCGAGGTCAGTGGCCGGACCTACCCGGTGGAGATCCGTTACCGCCCGCTCGATGAGCTCACTCCCGAGGGCGACGATCCCGCCGACCAGGTGACCGGCATCGTTGCCGCCGTCGACGAGCTCTCCCGGGAGGCACCCGGTGACGTGCTCGTCTTCCTCTCCGGCGAGCGCGAGATCCGCGATGCCGCCGAGGCCCTGTCGGCCTGCGCCCGCCCGGGAACGGAGATCCTTCCCCTCTACGCCAGACTCTCGGCCGCGGAGCAGCACCGGGTGTTCGCCCCGCACAGTGGACGCCGGATCGTTCTGTCCACCAACGTCGCCGAGACCTCACTCACCGTGCCGGGCATCAAGTACGTGGTGGATACCGGCACCGCTCGCATCTCCCGGTACTCGATGCGCACCAAGGTGCAGCGGCTGCCGATCGAACCGATCTCGCAGGCCTCGGCGCAGCAGCGGTCGGGTCGCTGTGGCCGCACCTCGGATGGCATCGCGATTCGGCTCTATGCCGAGGACGACTTCGACAGCCGCCCGATGTTCACCGATCCGGAGATCCTGCGCACCAACCTCGCGTCGGTGGTGCTGTCGATGACTGCGCTGGACCTCGGTGAAGTGTCGGCCTTCCCGTTCGTGCAGCCGCCCGACGAACGCGCCGTCCGCGACGGTGTGGCACTCCTCGAGGAACTCGGCGCGCTCGAAGACGCTCATGTGGGACACAAGCGCCTGACCCCGGTCGGGCGACAGCTCGCGGAGCTTCCCGTGGATCCGCGCATGGCGCGGATGCTGGTGGCCGCCCGGGAGTTCGGCGTGCTTGCCGAGGTTCTCGTGATCGTGGCCGGGCTGTCCATTCAGGACGTGCGCGAGCGGCCGGCCGAACACCGCCAGGCCGCCGACGACAAGCATGCGCGCTTCGCCGATCCGACATCGGACTTCCTGTCCTACCTGAACCTGTGGCGTCACCTGGGCGACCGTCGCGCGGAATTGAGTTCGAGCGCCTTCCGTCGCGAGTGCCAGCGCGAATTCCTGCATTACGTGCGGATCCGCGAGTGGCAGGACTTGCACGGCCAACTCCGGCAGATATGCCGCGATATGGGCTGGACACTCGACTCGATCGGGCGGGAACCGGCACCGTCGGCCGATCTGATCCATCAGGCGTTGCTCTCCGGCCTGCTGTCCCAGATCGGACTGCGCGAGAGCGACGGCAAGGAGTTCCTGGGGGCCCGCAATGCCACGTTCCTGATCTTCCCCGCATCGGCGCTGTACCGGAAGCCGCCGCGGTTCGTCATGGCCGGCGAGTTGGTCGAGACCTCCCGCTTGTTCGCACGGACCGCCGCCAAGATCGAACCGGAGTGGGCCGAGAAGCTGGCGGGTCCACTCGCCAAACGTCAGTACTCGCAGCCGCATTGGTCCACCAAGCGGGAGGCGGTGCTCGCCAAGGAACGGGTCACCCTGTTCGGAGTGCCGCTGGTCGCGGACCGCACGGTGAGCTTCGGCACGGTCGATCCGGAGGCGGCACGCGAGATCTTCCTGCGGCACGCCCTGGTGCAAGGTGAGTGGCGCACCCGGCATGCCTTCTTCGCGCGCAACCGTGCTCTGCTCGACGACGCTTCGTACCTGGAGGACAAGGCTCGACGCCGCGACATCGTGGTCGACGAGGACGCGCTGTTCGACTTCTACGACCTCCGGGTGCCCGAGGGCATCGTCTCTTCGCGGCACTTCGATTCCTGGTGGAAGAAGGCCTCCCGCGAGGATCCCGGACTGCTGGACTTCACCGAGGACGACCTGCTGGTGGATGGTTCCGCCGGGATCACGGGCGAGGCCTACCCGGCCGCGTGGTTGCAGGGCCGAATCGAAGTGCCGCTGAAGTACCGGTTCGAACCTGGCGCCGCCGACGACGGCGTCACCGCACGGATCGACGTCAAAGACCTCGCGACGGTGCGTGCCGACGGGTTCGAGTGGCTGGTACCGGCGATGCGTGACGAGTTGGCGACAGCGCTGATCAAGACGCTGCCGAAGCAATTGCGGCGCGAGGTGGTCCCGGCGCCGGACTTCGCCGCGGCGGCACTGGCCCGGCTGACACCACGTGCCGAGCCGCTGACGGACGGACTGGCGCGGGAACTGACGCAACTGTCGGGCACCGTGATCCGGCCCGACGACTTCTCCCCCGAGCAGTTGCCCGCGCACCTGCGGGTGACCTTCGTGGTGATCGGAGACGACGGCCGCGAACTCGGCGCGGGCAAAGACCTGACCGCGCTCAAGCGGACGCTCGGCGCCGCTGTCCAGGAGGACCTGTCCAGCCGCGCGGGCGCGTACGAACGCGCGCCCGCGCGCGAATGGACCGCGCAGACCCTCGGCGACGTGCCGCGACGGATCGACACCGAAGTGCGCGGCAGCCGGGTGACAGGGTTCGGCTCGCTCTATCCCGACGGTGACCGTGCCGGCGTGCGGGTGGTGGCGGACGAAGCCGAGCAGACACGGCTCATGGCCGCGGGACTCGACGTGCTGCTGGCGAATGTGCTGCCCGCCGCGCACAAGTCGGCGTTACAGGGATTGAACCCGCGCGAGCGGATGGCGCTGTCGCAGAGCCCGTACGAATCTCCGATGGCGCTGCTGGAGGATTGTCGCCGCCGCGCGATCGCCGATCTGCGGGCGCAGGCGGGGACGGCCTGGACCCCCGACGAGTTCACCTCGCTCGCGGCGACGGTGCGCGCCCGGCTCGGCGAGACGCAGCAGCAGTACCTGACCTGGGTCGCATCGGCGGTCTCGACGGCGACCGAGGTCCGGGGGTCGATCGGGAATCCGCCGCCGGCCGCCCGGGATGCGGCCGATGACATCGCCGATCAGCTCGATTCGCTGCTGTTCCCGGGTTTCGTGGGGGCGACGGCGGGCGTGCATCTGCGGCATCTGCCGCGGTACATCCAGGGTGCGGCCGTCCGCTGGGCGGCCCTGCCCGCGTCGATCGACCGTGACGATCGCGGGATGGCAACGCTGGATCGGGTGTACGGCGCGCTGACGGCGAAGCTGGATTCACTGCCGCAGCACCGGCGCGATGCCGGCGTGGAACAGGTGAGCTGGCAGATCGAGGAACTCCGGGTGAGCTTGTTCGCACAGGCGCTGGGCACCGCGGGCTCGGTGTCGGAGAAGAAGGTGCTGGCCGCGATCGCGGCGCTGAGCTGA
- a CDS encoding aspartate aminotransferase family protein yields MSGQGSTRPSALWHGFADMGAVQRDGAFVFARGDGAYVYDTTGNRYLDATAGLWFANVGHGRAEVADAVRDQLLKVAHVTGFGDAATDTTVALAERLRDIAPVPDSKIFFTSGGSDSVDSAIKLARRYWQEKGKPTKKLIVGRSNAYHGMHVGGTSLGGIPVNAEGYGGVLFDDTATVAWDDAKELLGLIERVGADAIAAFVAEPVIGAGGLLPPPDGYLREVREICREHDVLFIADEVITGFGRIGGAWFASSRFDLQPDLMTTAKGLTSGYVPMGALFVAPNVAEPFFAGGVWWRHGYTYGGHAAAAAASMAVLDIMERENLVAEALRLQDTLLRELAPLADHPKVKQVRGGVGAVAGVQLNEPAEAMAMVKKLRAQGVSGRAAGLGTLQYSPALITTDEQVAEIAAATRRALDA; encoded by the coding sequence ATGAGCGGACAGGGATCCACGCGACCATCGGCACTCTGGCACGGCTTCGCAGACATGGGCGCAGTGCAACGCGACGGCGCGTTCGTCTTCGCCCGTGGCGACGGTGCGTACGTCTACGACACCACTGGCAACCGCTATCTCGATGCCACCGCCGGCCTGTGGTTCGCCAACGTCGGCCACGGCCGGGCGGAGGTCGCCGATGCCGTGCGCGACCAGTTGCTCAAGGTGGCGCACGTGACCGGCTTCGGTGACGCCGCCACCGATACGACGGTGGCTCTCGCCGAGCGGCTGCGGGATATCGCGCCGGTCCCGGACAGCAAGATCTTCTTCACCTCCGGCGGCTCCGATTCCGTCGACTCCGCCATCAAGCTGGCCCGGCGGTACTGGCAGGAGAAGGGCAAGCCCACCAAGAAGCTGATCGTCGGCCGGTCCAACGCCTACCACGGCATGCACGTGGGCGGCACCAGCCTCGGCGGCATCCCCGTGAACGCCGAGGGATACGGCGGCGTCCTGTTCGACGACACCGCGACCGTGGCCTGGGACGATGCCAAGGAGCTGCTCGGACTCATCGAGCGCGTCGGCGCCGACGCCATCGCCGCCTTCGTCGCCGAGCCCGTGATCGGCGCCGGGGGCCTGCTGCCGCCGCCCGACGGCTACCTGCGTGAGGTGCGCGAGATCTGCCGCGAACACGACGTGCTGTTCATCGCCGACGAGGTGATCACCGGTTTCGGCCGGATCGGCGGTGCCTGGTTCGCCTCCAGCCGGTTCGACCTGCAGCCCGATCTGATGACCACCGCGAAGGGGCTCACCAGCGGATACGTACCGATGGGCGCACTGTTCGTGGCGCCGAACGTCGCTGAGCCCTTCTTCGCGGGAGGAGTGTGGTGGCGCCACGGCTACACCTACGGCGGCCACGCGGCGGCAGCCGCCGCGTCGATGGCGGTACTCGACATCATGGAGCGGGAGAATCTCGTCGCCGAAGCCCTGCGGTTGCAGGACACACTGCTGCGGGAGCTGGCACCGCTGGCTGATCACCCCAAGGTCAAGCAGGTCCGCGGCGGTGTCGGCGCGGTGGCCGGCGTGCAGCTGAACGAGCCCGCCGAGGCGATGGCGATGGTGAAGAAGCTACGCGCACAAGGTGTCTCGGGTCGTGCCGCTGGGTTGGGCACGCTGCAGTACTCGCCGGCCTTGATCACCACCGACGAGCAGGTGGCCGAGATCGCGGCCGCCACCCGCCGGGCGCTCGACGCCTGA
- a CDS encoding DUF485 domain-containing protein, translated as MNEDDTAAVYQRAYDSKEFHDLRRRLARFVIPVSVAFLTWYLAYVLLATYATDFMSQKLWGNINVALVVGLLQFVTTFGITWAYVRFANTEIDPPATALREEIEAELKSVGGDQG; from the coding sequence GTGAACGAGGACGATACGGCCGCGGTCTATCAGCGCGCATACGACAGCAAGGAATTCCACGACCTCCGTCGCCGCCTGGCGAGGTTCGTCATCCCGGTTTCGGTGGCGTTCCTGACCTGGTATCTGGCCTACGTGTTGCTGGCCACCTACGCGACGGACTTCATGAGCCAGAAGCTGTGGGGCAACATCAATGTGGCCCTGGTGGTCGGGCTGTTGCAGTTCGTCACGACCTTCGGGATCACCTGGGCCTACGTGCGGTTCGCGAACACCGAGATCGACCCGCCCGCGACCGCCTTGCGCGAGGAGATCGAGGCCGAGCTCAAGAGCGTCGGGGGTGACCAGGGATGA